A DNA window from Fragaria vesca subsp. vesca linkage group LG3, FraVesHawaii_1.0, whole genome shotgun sequence contains the following coding sequences:
- the LOC101297709 gene encoding cell number regulator 1-like, translating into MYPAAPDHEKYAGHDHDHHIPAGQVPAMSPHGVPRVYAPPYVVNTVRSTRHVGGEWSTGLCHCCDDPANCLITFFCPCITFGQIAEIVEQGSSSCAQQGTCYGILLATTGLACLYSCFFRSRLRGQYDLEESPCVDCLVHFCCATCALCQEYRELKNRGFDMGIGWEANMERQRRGVTQAPVAPGMTR; encoded by the exons ATGTATCCCGCAGCTCCTGACCATGAGAAATATGCAGGTCATGATCATGATCACCATATTCCAGCTGGTCAGGTTCCAGCTATGAGTCCCCATGGTGTACCAAGAGTATATGCTCCTCCATACGTAGTCAATACGGTGCGGTCTACTCGTCATGTAGGAGGGGAGTGGTCGACTGGTCTTTGCCATTGTTGTGATGATCCTGCAAACT GTCTGATCACTTTCTTTTGCCCCTGCATCACATTCGGCCAGATTGCTGAGATAGTGGAGCAAGGTTCCTCAT CTTGTGCTCAACAAGGAACCTGTTATGGGATTCTTCTTGCAACTACTGGTCTAGCTTGCTTGTATTCGTGTTTCTTTCGGTCGAGATTGAGAGGTCAGTACGACTTGGAAGAATCACCTTGTGTGGATTGTCTAGTTCATTTCTGCTGTGCTACTTGTGCACTTTGTCAAGAATACAGAGAGCTCAAGAATCGTGGTTTTGATATGGGAATAG GTTGGGAAGCCAACATGGAGAGACAGAGGCGAGGAGTTACTCAAGCTCCAGTGGCACCAGGCATGACAAGATAA
- the LOC101298000 gene encoding UPF0496 protein At4g34320-like, whose translation MMADEYMKNSSNMLDFLSEMEKFLTLARNSHSYITTVIEKYFKIHNGMRGRTEYYRKIADNLKKLRDSDNTFDHSAENLLKKAESLKIQHEEMLQKFQGEFIKLCKKEKHLKSWENVVLMIFVGAMVGLAIAGIVTAVIAAPSVATAIAACTLPIAMAGHWSITWFEESAKAFKYELEVNEARREETRVAIKELGNIKSSIDGVITQINSVIYNPSSAMDREQIDFTMKAIRSKLGAFLNKVKDLERDVEKARREIRKARDDVHITGTHVKKRSILFSKLA comes from the coding sequence ATGATGGCTGACGAGTATATGAAGAACAGCTCTAACATGCTGGACTTCCTTTCTGAAATGGAAAAATTCCTCACACTTGCTCGCAATAGCCATTCATATATTACAACTGTGATTGAAAAGTACTTTAAGATCCACAATGGCATGAGAGGCAGAACTGAGTACTACAGGAAGATTGCGGATAACTTGAAGAAGCTCAGAGACTCTGATAATACCTTTGATCATTCTGCTGAAAACTTGCTCAAGAAGGCAGAAAGTTTGAAGATCCAGCATGAAGAAATGCTTCAGAAGTTTCAAGGTGAATTCATTAAGCTTTGTAAGAAGGAGAAACACTTGAAATCATGGGAGAACGTTGTGCTTATGATATTTGTAGGTGCTATGGTTGGATTGGCTATTGCCGGGATTGTGACTGCAGTTATAGCTGCTCCATCTGTTGCAACCGCAATTGCTGCCTGTACTTTACCGATAGCAATGGCTGGACACTGGTCTATCACTTGGTTTGAGGAGTCTGCAAAAGCCTTTAAGTATGAGCTGGAAGTAAATGAGGCGAGGCGCGAGGAAACTAGAGTTGCCATCAAAGAGTTGGGCAACATCAAGTCTTCGATTGATGGTGTTATTACACAGATTAATTCAGTCATCTACAATCCGAGCTCGGCAATGGATCGGGAACAAATAGATTTCACAATGAAGGCAATCAGGAGCAAACTGGGAGCGTTTCTGAATAAAGTTAAGGATTTGGAGAGAGACGTTGAAAAGGCCCGAAGGGAAATAAGGAAGGCAAGGGATGATGTTCATATCACGGGCACGCATGTAAAAAAAAGGAGCATTTTGTTCTCAAAACTAGCATGA